From Pseudorasbora parva isolate DD20220531a chromosome 25, ASM2467924v1, whole genome shotgun sequence, one genomic window encodes:
- the si:ch211-256a21.4 gene encoding uncharacterized protein si:ch211-256a21.4, whose translation MQGPELADSRSRFRFTESCLGLMGCLCISYAIWTHRWIDDRGLWSSRPNETRPDDSLTTEDITKDLEAVRVFAVVAFLMSVSSGVLCLMFALCWTSQTVRSYSNTRSLLLVGQALDPTTLLLFTLVPTGFLFFLSWALFTHQNIGEIRDDITRLGASYWLGVVGWALLLAVLPIVFLAEKFVVPDILPELVKATDMWWTAPEVAHARSFSEGCHHSKHKSHPDFRRYMSVP comes from the exons ATGCAAGGACCAGAACTGGCGGACTCAAGGAGTCGTTTTCGATTTACAGAATCATGTCTTGGCTTGATGGGCTGTTTGTGTATCAGCTATGCGATCTGGACACACCGATGGATAGATGACAGGGGTCTGTGGTCCTCCAGACCAAATGAGACCAGACCGGATGACAGCTTGACCACCGAGGACATTACTAAAG ATCTGGAGGCTGTGAGAGTGTTTGCAGTAGTTGCTTTCCTGATGTCCGTGAGCTCTGGAGTGCTGTGTCTCATGTTCGCCCTCTGCTGGACGTCTCAAACAGTGCGCTCCTATTCCAACACTCGCTCGCTGCTGTTGGTGGGCCAGGCGCTTGACCCGACCACCCTGCTGCTGTTCACACTAGTACCTACAG gatttttgttttttctcaGCTGGGCGCTTTTCACCCATCAAAATATTGGTGAGATCAGGGATGACATCACTCGACTTGGAGCGTCCTATTGGCTGGGAGTGGTGGGCTGGGCTTTGCTATTGGCTGTGTTGCCTATAGTCTTCCTGGCGGAGAAGTTTGTGGTTCCCGACATCCTGCCAGAGCTAGTAAAGGCCACCGATATGTGGTGGACGGCCCCGGAGGTTGCACACGCACGATCGTTTAGCGAGGGTTGCCATCATTCAAAGCACAAGTCTCATCCTGACTTCAGGAGGTACATGTCAGTGCCTTGA